From the genome of Saccharomyces kudriavzevii IFO 1802 strain IFO1802 genome assembly, chromosome: 16:
CATATGAATCAAATACTAACCAATTAGGTGTCCTACTTTCTCAATTGGAACAGCAAACGAGTGTTGATAGTACCAGCACaagttcaaatttttattcCATTGCTCAATATATTCTACAATCGTATTTCAAAGTCAATGTAGATTCACTAAACTCTCTAAAGCTGGTGGATTTGATAGTGGACCAAACTTACCCTGATTCCTTGACGCTAAGAAAGCTAAATGAGGGAGGAACGGGACAACCGTACGATTATTTCAATACAGTTTCTCGTGATCCTGATATTTCCAAGTGCCCGATATTTGCATTGGCCATATATTTTGTTATACGATGGAGTCATCCAAATCCTCCGATTTCAATTGAGAATTTCACTACAGTACCATTACTAGATTCGAactttatttctttaaattcCAATCCATTActatatattcaaaatcaaaaccCAAGCAGTAATTCTAGCGTTAAGGTTTTAAGGTCACAAACGTTTGAGCCTTCTAGAGAGTTAATTGACTTGGTGTTTCCATGGCTGTCGTATTTGAAGCAGGATATGCTTCTTATCGATAGAACGAATTATAAACTTTATTCTCTCTGTGAATTATTCGAATTCATGGGCAGAGTGGCAATTCAGGATCTCCGATACTTGAGCCAGCATCCTTTATTATTACCCAATATTGTGAcattcatttcaaaattcatACCTGAGTTGTTCCAGAACCAAGAGTTTAGAGGAGTTGGGTCGATCAGAGATTCAAACAATGACACTCTAAGCAAAGCCACAGAAATAGAAAATCAATTTCTAAATCCATCTACGGAGGAAGTGAGTCAAAAAGTCGATTCCTATTTCATGGAATTGTCAAAAAAACTGACTACAGAGAACATTAGGTTAAGCCAAGAAATAACTCAACTAAAGTCTGATATGAACTCCGTCGGTAACGTTTGTAATCAAATTTTGCAGTTGCAGAGACAATTACTTTCAGGAAATCAGGCAATTGGATCAAAGTCGGAAAATGGTGTCTCTTCCACAGGTGGAGGAATATTAATATTGGATAAAAATAGCATCAATTCGAATGTACTGAGTAATTTAGTTCAGTCGATAGATCCAAATCACTCAAAAGTCAACTCTCAAAACCAAATACAGCAAAGGGGTTTGAAAGGACAAACTCAGGGTCAGAGTCAAAATACTGTTAGCCCTACGCTAGCGCCGATTAACATGTTCCCAAGTTTGAGCAATTCTATACAGCCGATGTTCGGTACCTTGGCCCCACAACCGCAAGACATAGTACATAAGAGGAAACTGCCATTACCAGGATCAATAGCGTCTGCGGCGACAGGCAGTCCCTTTTCTCCATCACCCGTTGGTGAGTCGCCCTACAGTAAACGTTTTAAATTGGACGATAAACCAACTCCGTCTCAGACAGCTCTTGATTCCttactttcaaaatcaatcCCGAGTCCTCGATTACCTCTTTCAACATTGGCTAACACAGCTATCACCGAGTCTTTTCGTTCACCTCAACATTATCAGCCTTCCCCAGACTTTGTAGTTGGCGGCAGCTCAAGCTCAACAGACAATAACTCCAAGAAGGTAACTGAAGATTCCACACTATCCCCTTCAAAACTTGCTGAACGACCACGCCTTCCAAACAATGACTCTACTACCAGTATGCCAGAAAGTCCTACCGAACCACCTTGTGATGATGTTACTAGGGGGGAAGTACTAATATCTAAGACTGCAGAGCCGAATGATAACAGCCCAGAATCAAAAGATCTTGAAGATACTAGTAATCATAGTAGTCCACGTGGTACTGATACTGTGAAGCCAATGCCCATTTCTGCTATTAACGGTTCTGATGAAGCCAAAAACACAATCAgtacaataataaaacCAGTTCCATCGTTCCCTCAAAATTCCtccaaatttgaaatgATGAACAAAAAGGGCATGAAAGCTGGACCAAACGAGGCAATCAAGTATAAATTGTCCAGAGAAAACAAGACAATTTGGGATCTATATGCGGAGTGGTATATTGGTTTGAACGGgaaatcttcaataaaaaaattgattgaaaATTATGGCTGGCGAAGATGGAAAGTCAGCGAAGATtcgcatttttttccaactaGAAGAATTATCATGGATTACATTGAAACAGAATGC
Proteins encoded in this window:
- the GCR1 gene encoding transcription regulator GCR1 (similar to Saccharomyces cerevisiae GCR1 (YPL075W); ancestral locus Anc_8.543); this encodes MVCTSTSSNFYSIAQYILQSYFKVNVDSLNSLKLVDLIVDQTYPDSLTLRKLNEGGTGQPYDYFNTVSRDPDISKCPIFALAIYFVIRWSHPNPPISIENFTTVPLLDSNFISLNSNPLLYIQNQNPSSNSSVKVLRSQTFEPSRELIDLVFPWLSYLKQDMLLIDRTNYKLYSLCELFEFMGRVAIQDLRYLSQHPLLLPNIVTFISKFIPELFQNQEFRGVGSIRDSNNDTLSKATEIENQFLNPSTEEVSQKVDSYFMELSKKLTTENIRLSQEITQLKSDMNSVGNVCNQILQLQRQLLSGNQAIGSKSENGVSSTGGGILILDKNSINSNVLSNLVQSIDPNHSKVNSQNQIQQRGLKGQTQGQSQNTVSPTLAPINMFPSLSNSIQPMFGTLAPQPQDIVHKRKLPLPGSIASAATGSPFSPSPVGESPYSKRFKLDDKPTPSQTALDSLLSKSIPSPRLPLSTLANTAITESFRSPQHYQPSPDFVVGGSSSSTDNNSKKVTEDSTLSPSKLAERPRLPNNDSTTSMPESPTEPPCDDVTRGEVLISKTAEPNDNSPESKDLEDTSNHSSPRGTDTVKPMPISAINGSDEAKNTISTIIKPVPSFPQNSSKFEMMNKKGMKAGPNEAIKYKLSRENKTIWDLYAEWYIGLNGKSSIKKLIENYGWRRWKVSEDSHFFPTRRIIMDYIETECDRGIKLGRFTNPQQPREDIRKILVGDLEKFRINNGLTLNSLSLYFRNLTKNNKEICIFENFKNWNVRSMTEEEKLKYCKRQHSTPS